TATTGAATAGGAAATGAGGATTGATCTGGGCTTTTAACATCGTAAGTTCCTGATCCAGCTTTTCCGATTTCAATTGAGAAATCTGCTCTTTCAGCATGTTTTTCTGCCTCGTAATCTCTACCCCGAAAACCAGTCCTACCATAAAAATAAGATCCATAAAGGAATTGAAAGCAACCAGACCGTTGATAAATCCGGAAGGCTGTTTGCTGTCTAAAGTCTCTATAACGCCATAGATATAAGGATAAATAATATAATGAGTGAAAACCCGGTGTCCTAAAACTGCCAGTATCACGATCAGAACATAGAAAATACATTGAATAACCTTAGTAAAATGTATCTTTTCATACACATACAACAAGGAATAGGCAAGAGGAATTTTAATCAATAAATAACCCAATTCAAGAATAAGCGTATTCTGAAGTCTCAACTGCCAGATGAAATCCGGAAACTGGTATCTGGACCAGTAAAAGTCAAGATAAACTTCCAGAATATAATACAATATCCAAAAAAACAGATGAATTTTTAGTTTAGATTTACGATCTGATGTTACACTTATTGCCATTTAAAAATATAAAATAATAAGATTCAGTCAAATATAGAAATATATAGTCTATCAATGTCTGCGATCTATCTATAAACTACCCTACTTTATTCCTTAAGATGATTTTAGGAAACATGAGATTGATAAAACTGAAGATTAACAGAACATTAAATTCGATCCCATTAGTTCCTCCGCCTACCACAAACCAACCATTTTCCCAATGAATAAAGTAGATCCCTAACACAAAAATCAGGATGTTACAAATAGCAACAGGCTTTATACACCGATCTATCCAAATAAGGAAAACGGAAGCAAAATGGGTAAGCTTTACTATCCAGGCTAGATACAGCCCTATTGGAGAGAATCCTATCATATCCAGATAGTTCATGCCAAAACGATTGACATCTCCACTCAAAATAGAGATTACACTATGCATAAACAGAATAACAGAGAGTGCAAGTCTCAGGTAGTAGTTATTTTTCATGAAACTAAGGTAGTTATCATGTAGAAATAGTAGGTTTTATCGTATATCAATTGCTT
This Chryseobacterium sp. G0162 DNA region includes the following protein-coding sequences:
- a CDS encoding sensor histidine kinase, with the translated sequence MAISVTSDRKSKLKIHLFFWILYYILEVYLDFYWSRYQFPDFIWQLRLQNTLILELGYLLIKIPLAYSLLYVYEKIHFTKVIQCIFYVLIVILAVLGHRVFTHYIIYPYIYGVIETLDSKQPSGFINGLVAFNSFMDLIFMVGLVFGVEITRQKNMLKEQISQLKSEKLDQELTMLKAQINPHFLFNTLNNIYGMALKKADETPDAILQLSKIMRYNIYEAAEKNISIEKDLENIKDYIQIQKIRHHHLSVHLQENIDNPAQEISPLILIQFVENAFKHGISESLGDSYITIDIELKDGILTYRIENSKEEIPHQHSTKIGLKNIRRQLELLYPKHKLTVNDKSDRYMVQLKIDFNDTSSL
- a CDS encoding DoxX family protein, which encodes MKNNYYLRLALSVILFMHSVISILSGDVNRFGMNYLDMIGFSPIGLYLAWIVKLTHFASVFLIWIDRCIKPVAICNILIFVLGIYFIHWENGWFVVGGGTNGIEFNVLLIFSFINLMFPKIILRNKVG